A segment of the Lolium perenne isolate Kyuss_39 chromosome 3, Kyuss_2.0, whole genome shotgun sequence genome:
ACTTTGAGGATATCAACTTTGACTCTAGGGACAACGGATTCTTTGGAGGCGTTGACTGGAAGGCTCTCCAGGTGGAGGACTTGGATTGACTAGGACATTGAGGATTATCTTTAAGTTACCGTACAAGACTTTATGTTCTATGTTGATGTGTTTTTAGAATGCTCTATCTTTATTGTGCAAATTTTCATTATGTAGTTTATCTATGCTCTATGTTTAGTTAATATGTGTAATGTACATTAAGCTTACTATGATTCTCTGGTCACATGCATGTGTATTGTTGTTAATTTATTTCGGTGATTATTGATGTTATTTTTAGGATACATGGCAATGTGACGAACATGCAAAGGTGAGTGCGCCTCTTGCTTGTCATCGATATCATTGCTTAGTGTCTACATGTTTGACGAGTTTGAAGATTACCTGGTACTATTATTTTCCATACTACTTTATATCCATTATTTGAAGTGTATTCCCCTTTGCTCACTATTCACTACTAGGAATTAGCTTATAGCTGCAAttcttaccgccggcgagtatgatttaaagatgccggcggtaagacCTTCTAGGGTCGCCTCACCTTACCGTCGGCGAGCTTGCACCGAAGGCGCCGGGGATACCTACATTATCGCTTGTGAATCGAGCACGTAGACGCCGGCGATGTGTTGGGCCGCGAGGCCACCGTTGGGCCTCGCTTTACCGCTGGCGAATGCGGCCCGTGGGTGCCGGTGGTAACGTCCTTACCGTTGGCGAATTCAGCACGTAGGCGCCGAGGGTAATGGGAGGCAGGGTGGGCCACCCAGGCAGATTTACCGCCGGTGCCCACCGATAGCTTTCGCCGGGGTAAAGTGTCCACCCGGGCTACCCCCACCCCCCACGCAGGAAATACGTCTAGAAAAATAAACAAAAATGATAAAAACttcaaatttcaaaatccttTGATATGCATGTACCTGACGCAACCAACTTATAGGGAAAAGTTTAACATTtgaattttcatattttttttgtaaaaaaagTTGTTGCAAATTAAAAAGGCTTTAACTTTTCCGTACGAACTCGGAAAAAACGTATAATGTATCAAAAATGattgtgggaaaaagttacacctgaattcaccggggtttacacggttagccaatttttatatttttaaaattccaaATAGAAATATGAAAGCAAGAAGATTTTAGATTTCGTAAAAAAATAAGAAAATTGTtttttattttagaatttttttgttgtcaatttttaattattttgaatGTTTCACATAATTTTGGAATTTTTTAAGTTTATTGAATTTCTAAGTTTAttgaattttttaatttttttgaattaaTAATTGAATTATGCATAAAGATTATTTGAAATTCATTGTTGCTTAATATTACTTAATCATTGTTGCTTATTTTTAAAATTAAgtgaaattttaaaaataaaatcatGTGTTATCATAGTATAttattatcaaggagttgtgagcGCAGTCTTGGAAGTGTGTAGGGAAAGAATGAAGAAGTTAAGCGTGTAAGGGTGGAGCAGTGTGAGGATGGGTAACTGACCGGAAAGTTTGATCATGAGTATGTACTTTGACATGAGAATAGGGATGTGATTAGATATTAGAGTGGAATCTGTCAAACAATTCAAATATATGAGAATagagaaattcaaaaaaatcaaaaaaaattcaAAGTTTTATTTTCAAAATACCTCGCGTTACCCCCGGCGGATAGGCTTGGCGTCGGCGGTAACAAAAAAAAGCGCCGGCGGTAACAAATACCGCTGGCGAATTGGAGAAGGCGTCGGCGATAAGTGCCAGTTACCGCCGGTGAATTAGAAGGCGCTGGGGATAAGGCCTTTCCACCGGCGAGGTGGTCGCCGGCGAATACGAAGGCAGCGGCGGTAGGGATTTCTGGTGCGCTGGCGGTAAGCGATTTTCTGTTAGTGATTCTTTTGTTTATGATGTATCGATTGTTCCATTCAATGTTAAGTTACTGTTCGATGAAGTAGCCGGACAGTGCGTTTTCAGGCCCCTAGGGGTACACATGACATTGTCGTGGAGAAAGAAGAGACATTGACCGGTATGGGAGGCGGATGTTGGAAGCAATTCATCACGTGAAACTGTATCATCAGAGGAGAAATTGTATGTTTTTTCTTGGATCGGACAAGTCGCGAAGATTACTATTGTCTATCTCAGTGGTGGGGATGAAGATCCATATGATGCTGCCATCATCTTCCCAAGATGTAACCTGAGCGACTATGAGCATATTCGCCTCTTAGAGATCTTACCGGCCCCCAATTCCTTCGTTGGGTACCATTTGTGACCTGTTTGATAAAAGCAATTATTGCTAAACACAACATGGTATGTTATTTTAAGTTACTTCTTCTATCCTTTCCTATTTTCTTCTCTTCATACATTGCAATTGTATTGGCCTCGTTTGAGTTCATTATTACTCTTATGGCATCGTAAAAATTACCTAAGATGGTGGTGCGAAAGCTTCCCATTCCCGGTGATGGTTTGGCATGACAGTGTGTTGGAGAACTCTCTTCTTTGATGGGTTTGATGAGAACCGTTACGTACACCAACGATGAGTATGGCCGTCTAATCTTTAGCAATGCGACGTGGAGAGCGTTCCATATAGAAGTAGACAATCTACAAGTTGGACAAGTCATGCTCATCGCTGCTAGGACCATCACACACCCGATTTTGAGCATTCTCTTTGTCATTAGCAGTATCTAGTGCGGAAATTGTGGTGCTTCCTTGTTTGTTTATGAACCTAGAGTATATTTGCTTATTATTCTTTTGTTCGAACCAAATTCGCATGTTCTTTAGTAATGCATGGATTTGATTAACCAATATGAAATCTTGTTGACTATGGTAATAATCTATTTCTGTTGTGCTTCTTGTATTTCTCTTTGCTGTAAACTTGAATAAAGCAAGAATTTTGTTTTAATTCGAAAAAACAGTAGTGGTGTGGCTTACTGACGCACACGCCACTAGACCATTTAGTACCTATGGCGTGTCAAATACATGTGGAGTGCCAGGGACACACCACATGTACCAAATACCGTTGACGCGAGATTAGTGTCATGCCAAATCCACGTCACTAAGGTTGGTTTTTCCACGCCACTGCTAGTAAAATTGGATCACCGATCACATGGAAAAAACTAAGAGGATCAGTTGAATAGAAAAAAATAGGGCATGGGCACCGGGCAAAGGGGACGATTGAGCAACTCAAGCGAACTGCCCTACCTGACTTTTGATGTGTTTCTATTATGGAGAAGCAGGCTTCGTAGATGGATCAAAAATGGGGGCTCAACCCGGCTACCAGATATGTCTTTTTGATTCCATCTAGAATGGATTTTAAGGTATATGTGTATGACCCCCCACTCTACGCCTTGCGGCATTACTTTCTCTTCCAAAGCGCGCACATTCGAGTTCAGTATGGATGCACTGAGCGCTTAAGACCACTTGATTAATGATATGGTCAATCATACTCCAGGGTCTAGAAAGGCGGCGGAGGTTGCTGCCCCACGGTCATGACACCACTTTCTAAACAAAAGGGTGATCCATCAATACATCCTTATGAGCTTGATGAAGGACAAGGGTCTCTTGAATTGGTAGGCGTCTCCCTCACTCGCAGCCGATGGAGGAGCCTCAAACTATTTAATtgatttatttctttcattagtgAGGATAGCATCATTTGATAAAAGCGGTGGGCTGTTTGAATCCAGCTTCATTCATCATGGCCATCTTTCATTTTGCAAACCGACGGTATGTTCAAGAGAGTCAGCCAAAGCAAAACCAATTTTTACTAGAGAAACGACCTAAACAAATCCTTCTCAAGGCAAGGCGAAAGCGGTGCTTGAATACCTCTAAGTATTGAGCTCTCAGCTCATTGATTCATGACACTCTCCTTCCACGGGAAAAACCTCTCATTTGAAAGCCCACTATACTGCTTCTCTCTCACTTCCTAAGAAAGATTTTTGTGAGGATTATACCTTTGCAAAGATAACACGCAGAAACTTTTGTCTCTAGCGTAATCATGATTTTAGTAATAATTTTTGTTATTATCAACCGCCACGACCACGATCTAGCTGGATTAATGTTGTGTGCACCTGGATTAGTCAAAAGCAAAACCGGTGATGGCATTCGCCATCCCAATTGCGTTGACGGTTTTCATGCCAGGGAGGCGGGCTGAACGGACTGGCCAGCTGGTCCTACGGTTAGCTAGCTGTGATGGCTACACAATACACTGCACCGATTGCGCGATATTGCAATGCAAAAAACCCTGCCTCTTATCATGGCACCCGTTGCCAAGGTTGGAATGGTTTTTGCATGACCGGAGGCTCGTCCCGGCTGATCGGTTCTGCACACGCCCCCAGCTCCACTCCTGATTCCTGTATCATCATACATACTTGTCGCATGATCAAAACCGATCCATGTTTCAGCCAGGCCTACCTGCACTGTTACGAGACTCATCCCGCGCGCACGTGCATCACGCAGCGCTAAACTGCTACTCCTTCCTATCTACCTCCGGGTGGTTGCGCGCTGGATTAATTAGCAAGAGCTGCTGGATTAATTAGCAAGAGCTGCACTACGACTAGAACTCAGCCCGAGCACGCTCTCTGCGTCACTCTGCTACAGTAGGTGCTAGCTAGACAATCAAACAGTTCTTTCTCAAGATTCCACTTGTGAGCAGGTGTCCTGCTCTTGATCTGCATCACTGTTGCATCGTTGTCAGCCACAGTGCCACCGATGTTGCTCAGCTCAGGTATTACCAGCGGCCCGTCGATCAAGCTCCTCTCGCGATCAGCCATCTATGCGCTGGCGGGTTCCAGATCGCATGGACAGGGTCAGTCAGAAACTCAGAATAACAAAGAAGCAAACGATTGGCTCAGACACAGGCGTCAGCTTCAAGTGACAGATTCTCAAACGGCGACTTGGAAAACGATCGAATATGACAGAAAAGTATACAATTTCAACACCTTCATCATAGCAAATGTGGCGATATACACATATGCGTCAGGGCACGTATGCTTGGCTTGCAAGCATCAACCTCCTCATTCCTCAGCGACCAAAACCCAAAATCTCCTTCCTTTCTCTTTCTTTCATGACTATACATAGTTACACACAGCTCACTTCTTGTTTACAACTTTGCACACGCAAAACCATTGAATCACTCCACGCTCAAAAATCAGCCAAAAGGAAACTAAAAAAAAACAACCATGTATGGATGTATTTTATGTACCCAAAACTCAAAACTGTGGCGCTATATACAACATCACTACAACACCAAAAGGGCGTGTTGATCATCGGCCGTGTTTTCTTCTTTCACTTCAGAGCTCAAACGGGGAGCCATTTTTCTCCTGGATCAGTGGCGGCAGATCCATATCCGCCGTGTCAACGTGCACCATCAGCCTCGAGATGTCGTCCACGGAGAAAGGTATGCTGCGGCAAAAAATACAGCCACTTTCAGTAccaattttttttcgataaaggatgctttattacttttgggaAGCAATTAtctagcctctgcataaccaggatgcacacaaccgTTTAAGTGTCTTGATTCAAAACGGAGTCAGTTAATGGAAAATGGGGGGAGGAGGATCATGCGGGAACCTGAAGTCATCGTCTAGCAGGAAAGAGTTGATGTCATCTTGCACCGATGGGCTGCTTGATCCACCGATCATCTTGGCTCGCATGCTCGAAACGACCTGCAGTTTCGACCATTCAGTCCAGTAAGTGATGAAAGATGCAACCTGCTAATCGTAAGTATATTGGAGTGGCCTACCTCTGACGGGATGCCCATggttccgtacttgtcgtcgcagTACATCGTGCTGATCCGGTATAGTTGCTGCATGCTAAGTGCCTATTGGCAAGACAGAAACACATAAGAACGATGTTTAATTTAAAAAGGCTATATATAGATGCAGGTTCAGACTTACTGCGCAGAAGTCTTCAGtgatctccttgagagacttgctGTGCTTCTCTTCGAGTATCAAAAGCGTGACCGCCTGCCGAATATGCTTCAGCTCGTCCCAGGAAGAACCTGCATACTGTTTTCAGATCAAGATTGGTTAGGTTGGTTAATACCTGCTTCCAAAGATATCTCTGTGTTGCAACAATAGTGGAGAAAATGTTGTCACCTCTTCCGTTAGCCAATGGCACCAATGCTCTAGCTCATCGAGTCCGGCTTTAACATACTCCCCATTACTGAACGAGCAGCATTCACGCCGTAGCAGGAGACTGCAAttgagccaaaaaaaaaaaaaaactatcatGTGAGCCTTTTCTTTTTTTCGACAAAGGGCACTTTATTACTCGAAAGTTTGTATCGCGGCTCATCTGTTCATGCTACTAGTTTTGATATATATGAGTGAAGAACAGTAGCAGTTATGCATGTATTACCTGTTAAATAGTTGCACATTGATGAATGAAAACACTTGGGTGTACAACTTGCAGATCAGGAACGGAGGCACCTGCAAATGCAATGGAAAAAGCGTGAAATGAGGCGTGTTTCGAATAACGACAGTAAACAGTACTGTAGTATAGTTTGTGCATTTTGGAACATACGTAATTTGATTTCAAAAAGTTGAGAGAATTCGTCAGTATCTTGATGATGCTCTGCCAGTGTGCCATGGAGGCTTGCTGTGCCATGTCTGATCCTTGAGAGCCTGATCCCCTAGGGCTTACGACGAATGTTCTTGGTGCCTAGAGAAGGATTATATTTCCATTGTAAATTTCGGTTATTCCATTGAACGTTTGCGACAACTTACGAGATGCACAATACTTACCTGAATACACAGGCCAAGCAGAGGGGACAGTTCCTTCTTCAGGTTCTGCCTGATCACTCCATAGACCTTCTCCAACAATGCCGTGAGCTGCTGTTTGAAAGCAAGAGCCGGATACTTGGCTTCAACCTGGGAAATGTCAGTTAGTGCACCGACCAGCCGTCCATCCGAAACTGAACGCTCAGGATGACCAGGAGCTTGGTTTTCCTGGAATTTTCCAGCTTGGTATTGAGTACATAATTCCAACTTCAATGATTTGCGTCACTTAAGGATAAAATGAGAATTTCTACAGCATTACCTTGGGTGAGTTGAGGGACGATGTTCTTCGCCTCTGACGCGCCAAAGCAGCCGAACCATTGTTTTTCAGTGTCCTTTGGAGAAGCATCAGCAATGTGCATGAATTGGATAGCCAATATGCTAATGTTTCATTGCTGTCCCGTGCCTTGCACGAAAGAAACGACATCAAATTATGCGTacatttattacaaaccataggAAGTGTGAGCTGTGCATACTGTTGTGACATACCTCAATTGCAGCACTGAACTTCTGAATGATGCGGTCAAAAACTGTGGTTCTGTCTTCTTCAAACGATTTCCAGTGGACCAGACAACGGTAGATGAGGTACGCAGCGATAGGCCTTCCGGTCGAGAATCCCAGATCTTCAGATATACACTTGATTAGAAGCTCCTGGATTTTCAGAAACGTTAGAAATGTTGCAAAGGCGCGTCATGTCAATTGTGATAATGCTCCAAGCTTATCCAAAAGTTCAGACCATGAATCCTACCTGCTGCTGCTTCTCAGCTTCAGAATCATTTGAGGTAGGCAGTTCAGCATTGTTATCCTAATTAGAGATCCCACCGAATCAAATTAGCAATGCATTTCACAAAAGGGAAAATTTGCTAAAGGacaaagttattttctggcgtttGCCAAAACACACTGCTCGATTATGTCTTTGCTAGGTACCATTACAATTCTGTGGCacatttgccagaacacaccTGGCCGAATGGTGTGTTCAGGCAAATGTGCCATaaaattgtaatggtacctgACAAAGACAGAATCGAGCGGTGTGTTTTGGCAAACGCCAGAAAATAACGGTGTCCTGTAGCAAATTTTCAAATGCCGATAAAACAAATTCTAGTATTATACATACAGGAATGTCACAGTCCCTGTCCACTATCATGGGCTTCATGGCACCGTTTGTTGTTTTCCCATTCTCTGGAGTTGCCTGTCAACATGCACACAGAAA
Coding sequences within it:
- the LOC127342752 gene encoding myosin-17 isoform X1, which gives rise to MEIMDGDRRRKLGAITRPALGQDSPARRLIAWLQLFFKDFVQRYGWLARWDAAGRPAFLLLFAFLVQRHMHRSYLSQQKSRLQRQVTAAVTVQAACRAMAARREFSLRRQTRAAVCIQAQWRAHKELWSYLTMKRASVICQCAWRQSIARRHLGKLRLDNVERQRLDEISRLHEMVDVLQQAVEDAEVRVIAEREAAIKAIAEAPPVIKETVVWIEDTEKVNSWNAEVGRLKALLGAEMQATFDAKKALSKAELRNEKLARLLGVQEIKNKTLQDSLKRMEERASDLDAENRMLRQAVASAPAINSPASENHKAHEPQATPENGKTTNGAMKPMIVDRDCDIPDNNAELPTSNDSEAEKQQQELLIKCISEDLGFSTGRPIAAYLIYRCLVHWKSFEEDRTTVFDRIIQKFSAAIEARDSNETLAYWLSNSCTLLMLLQRTLKNNGSAALARQRRRTSSLNSPKENQAPGHPERSVSDGRLVGALTDISQVEAKYPALAFKQQLTALLEKVYGVIRQNLKKELSPLLGLCIQAPRTFVVSPRGSGSQGSDMAQQASMAHWQSIIKILTNSLNFLKSNYVPPFLICKLYTQVFSFINVQLFNSLLLRRECCSFSNGEYVKAGLDELEHWCHWLTEEYAGSSWDELKHIRQAVTLLILEEKHSKSLKEITEDFCAALSMQQLYRISTMYCDDKYGTMGIPSEVVSSMRAKMIGGSSSPSVQDDINSFLLDDDFSIPFSVDDISRLMVHVDTADMDLPPLIQEKNGSPFEL
- the LOC127342752 gene encoding myosin-17 isoform X2, with protein sequence MEIMDGDRRRKLGAITRPALGQDSPARRLIAWLQLFFKDFVQRYGWLARWDAAGRPAFLLLFAFLVQRHMHRSYLSQQKSRLQRQVTAAVTVQAACRAMAARREFSLRRQTRAAVCIQAQWRAHKELWSYLTMKRASVICQCAWRQSIARRHLGKLRLDNVERQRLDEISRLHEMVDVLQQAVEDAEVRVIAEREAAIKAIAEAPPVIKETVVWIEDTEKVNSWNAEVGRLKALLGAEMQATFDAKKALSKAELRNEKLARLLGVQEIKNKTLQDSLKRMEERASDLDAENRMLRQAVASAPAINSPASENHKAHEPQATPENGKTTNGAMKPMIVDRDCDIPDNNAELPTSNDSEAEKQQQELLIKCISEDLGFSTGRPIAAYLIYRCLVHWKSFEEDRTTVFDRIIQKFSAAIEARDSNETLAYWLSNSCTLLMLLQRTLKNNGSAALARQRRRTSSLNSPKVEAKYPALAFKQQLTALLEKVYGVIRQNLKKELSPLLGLCIQAPRTFVVSPRGSGSQGSDMAQQASMAHWQSIIKILTNSLNFLKSNYVPPFLICKLYTQVFSFINVQLFNSLLLRRECCSFSNGEYVKAGLDELEHWCHWLTEEYAGSSWDELKHIRQAVTLLILEEKHSKSLKEITEDFCAALSMQQLYRISTMYCDDKYGTMGIPSEVVSSMRAKMIGGSSSPSVQDDINSFLLDDDFSIPFSVDDISRLMVHVDTADMDLPPLIQEKNGSPFEL